Proteins from a genomic interval of Equus quagga isolate Etosha38 chromosome 13, UCLA_HA_Equagga_1.0, whole genome shotgun sequence:
- the LRRC52 gene encoding leucine-rich repeat-containing protein 52, which produces MSFASSPGPGWLLFSFGMGLVSGSKCPNNCECQAQEVICTGLELTEYPPDIPLDTRRLFLDDNCITFLPAMTLGLLSDLVYLDCQNNLIQEVMDYTFIGVFKLIYLNLSYNNLTLISPYSFSVLSNLVQLNISNNPHLLSLNKYTFANTSSLRYLDLRNTGLQTLDHAAFHNILTLHTVYLSGNPWKCNCSFLDFTIFLIVSDLDHPDDANATCVEPTELAGWPITQVGNPLRYMCITHLDRQDYIFLLLIGFCIFSAGTVAAWLTGVCAVLYQNALRKSSEDEAEDEHGQRVEVSRTIFPHSADSGHDGFPQLI; this is translated from the exons ATGTCCTTTGCTTCAAGCCCTGGGCCTGGGTGGTTACTCTTTTCCTTTGGAATGGGACTGGTATCGGGGTcaaagtgtccaaataattgtgaGTGTCAAGCCCAAGAAGTGATCTGCACAGGATTAGAGTTAACCGAATACCCCCCTGACATACCTCTGGACACCCGGAGGCTGTTCCTGGATGATAACTGCATCACTTTTTTGCCAGCGATGACTCTAGGACTCCTCAGTGACCTTGTTTACTTGGACTGTCAAAATAACCTGATTCAAGAGGTGATGGATTATACCTTCATCGGGGTCTTCAAACTCATCTACCTTAATCTCAGCTACAACAACCTAACCTTGATCTCCCCATACAGTTTCTCCGTGCTCAGCAACCTGGTACAGCTGAACATCTCCAACAATCCTCACCTGTTATCTCTTAATAAGTACACCTTTGCCAACACCAGCTCTTTGAGGTACCTGGACCTCAGAAATACCGGCTTGCAGACCTTGGACCATGCTGCCTTCCACAACATCCTAACACTTCATACCGTGTATCTGAGTGGAAACCCCTGGAAATGCAACTGCTCTTTCTTGGACTTCACCATCTTCTTAATAGTGTCCGATCTGGACCACCCAG ATGATGCAAATGCCACGTGCGTGGAGCCCACAGAGCTGGCAGGGTGGCCCATCACACAGGTGGGGAACCCGCTCCGGTACATGTGCATCACACACCTGGACCGCCAAGACTACATCTTTCTGCTGCTCATCGGCTTCTGCATCTTCTCCGCGGGCACTGTGGCCGCCTGGCTCACAGGCGTGTGTGCCGTGCTCTACCAGAATGCCCTCCGCAAGTCGAGCGAGGATGAGGCTGAGGACGAGCACGGGCAGAGGGTGGAAGTCAGCAGGACGATTTTTCCACATAGTGCTGACTCAGGCCATGATGGGTTCCCTCAGCTGATTTAG